The genomic DNA GTTGGGCAGCGGTTGAACGGCGAGTTGATGGAGGAACTGGGCCTTCGCGATGCCCGCGCCTTACAAATCTACCAACTGCTCGGCTTGCAGATGCAATTGGCCATCATGGCCGGGTAGGCAGGAAACACGCAACGGCAATAGCGACAGGCAAGCAGCTTTCTGCAACCGACAGACCATCAAAGATCCCTGACCGCTTCCATAAAGGCATCCCCCGTCTCATAGATTTCCAGGCCATCGTCAGGGTGCAAGCGTTTGTATTCCTGGTTGGCCTCAACCGCCGCCCACAGCGCCGCATCTTCATCAACATCGAGGCCCACTGCATTGACCTTGTACTCCAGGAATTCGATATAGCGCAACACCTCGGCCAGGTAGTTGTTTGGAAGCTTACGCAGGGCAGCAAGGACAGCGCCCTCGGTAGGAGCGGCGGTCTTGATTTCCTTGCTCATGCGGGCGCTGATGGTCATGGTTGTACTCTCCATCGATCATTTGCCAGAAGTCGGCGTCATCCCTGTCGCAACGGGCGACAAACACCTTTTCAGGGCGACCTCTTGGCAAGCATTCTAGCCATTCGCAAGTTACAAGTCAAGCAGAATTGGCATGAGTTGGCTTTCTCGTTGGTTCGGAACCCGCAAAGCAAACGCCTCTCGCGCTCGTCTGGCTCGCGACAACGTCGGCATCCGCTATCGCGACGTCGAACACGCGCACGCCGCCTGGGCAGCTTCTCATCTGAACACCTACACGCCAGTTGTCATCTACCGCTTCCCAACGCTCGATGCCGCCCAGCAGGCCATCCGTCAGCTTTCGTTCATCCACGAGGCCGCCGACACGGGCGAATTGATCAGCACGGAGGTGATCGAATTCGGCTGCTATCGCAACGAGGAGGCCCAGGGCGAGGTGATCGTCTGCGGCAAGGAGATGACG from Caldilineales bacterium includes the following:
- a CDS encoding DUF2281 domain-containing protein, encoding MTISARMSKEIKTAAPTEGAVLAALRKLPNNYLAEVLRYIEFLEYKVNAVGLDVDEDAALWAAVEANQEYKRLHPDDGLEIYETGDAFMEAVRDL